In a single window of the Pontibacter russatus genome:
- a CDS encoding DUF3575 domain-containing protein: MGTKAGPPQAAAVALPDTAGQEAFRENIVKMNLSSLAFNNYSLSYERSLTRKISFVAGYRFMPETSVSSFPLAESTIDRFLTDEEDVVDVMDRATLANNTYTGEIRFYTGRKPGASGFYLSLYGRYMNMRPAYTHDYDTGSRTYTLPFDGTLRGLGGGVMIGSQWLIAKRVALDWYILGGHYGKLKGNLSATADLSTMTETEKRGLQEDIELANNKLNGNVDVEATVTDRGVDVKGTAPFAGIRGLGLSLGIAF; the protein is encoded by the coding sequence GTGGGTACCAAGGCAGGCCCGCCACAGGCAGCCGCCGTGGCATTACCGGACACTGCCGGGCAGGAGGCCTTCCGGGAGAACATTGTCAAGATGAACCTTTCCTCCCTGGCCTTTAACAATTACAGCCTCAGCTACGAGCGCTCCCTTACCCGCAAGATTTCGTTTGTGGCCGGATACCGGTTTATGCCAGAAACCAGTGTTTCCTCCTTTCCTTTGGCAGAAAGTACAATAGACAGGTTCCTGACAGACGAGGAGGATGTGGTGGACGTGATGGACCGGGCTACCCTGGCGAACAACACCTATACCGGCGAAATCAGGTTTTATACCGGCCGCAAGCCGGGGGCCAGCGGCTTTTACCTGTCGTTGTATGGGCGCTATATGAACATGAGGCCCGCCTACACGCATGACTATGACACAGGCAGCAGAACCTATACCCTTCCCTTCGACGGCACGCTGAGAGGGCTCGGGGGTGGCGTGATGATTGGCTCCCAGTGGCTGATTGCCAAAAGAGTAGCACTTGATTGGTATATACTTGGCGGCCATTATGGCAAGCTGAAAGGCAATTTGTCTGCCACAGCGGACCTTAGCACCATGACGGAGACTGAAAAAAGGGGCCTGCAAGAGGATATAGAATTAGCGAATAATAAACTGAATGGCAATGTGGATGTAGAGGCCACGGTTACAGACAGGGGAGTGGATGTGAAGGGAACGGCACCCTTTGCAGGCATCCGGGGCCTTGGCCTTAGCCTGGGCATCGCCTTCTGA
- the rplU gene encoding 50S ribosomal protein L21 produces the protein MYAIVEIAGQQTKVESGKFIYANKLSGNDGDAVEFANVLLTDDNGTVTLGAPFVSGVKVVGKILGNVKGDKVIVFKKKRRKGYKKKNGHRQHFTKVLIESIG, from the coding sequence ATGTACGCAATTGTAGAAATCGCAGGTCAACAGACCAAAGTAGAGAGCGGCAAGTTCATCTACGCTAACAAGCTTTCCGGCAATGATGGTGACGCCGTTGAGTTCGCCAATGTTCTTCTTACTGATGATAACGGAACTGTTACGTTGGGCGCTCCTTTCGTGAGCGGTGTTAAAGTGGTTGGTAAAATCCTTGGCAACGTGAAAGGCGACAAAGTGATCGTTTTCAAAAAGAAGAGAAGAAAGGGATATAAGAAGAAGAACGGCCACCGCCAGCACTTCACTAAAGTCCTGATCGAGAGCATTGGATAA
- a CDS encoding BamA/TamA family outer membrane protein encodes MYKIAALLFCFVLWLPLAQAQSGQTPPKVQPPVQQQAPQPKLVKVQPKVFLSVKASGPQGRQVLRQYNYRNALPDSVEARKEVRELVYRLQQDAYLLASADTSYIRHDTLHVKLYIGQPFTWAQLRNGNLSEGILVESGFREKFYHNAPFKPAEYVKLQQRILDYAERNGYPFASVWLDSIHIEGNKVEAALMVEKAFVVTYDTLAIVGDTKTQPKFLMRYLQLLPGQPYNQDQINASQRMLSALPYIKVSKPPQVRFARDKAKVYYFIDDRQANQVDGVVGFLPDPTRPDKLLITGEANLHIRNIKGSGKQLGLQWRRVNKGSVILDGEYLHPNLFGTPFEVGAKFNLLKQDSSFITVQPRLQLAYYTLKYGKFSVFTEWRNSRILSDVSTQSLRQLNLADAQTTTYGLNYLWNNLDDFYFPRRGRLVEMQLSAGAKKLLRNPSLEKSFYDTVDIKTTQLGLALRLENFFRVGRNSALLARLRGEALLNDQIFLNDMYRLGGLSSLRGFDDFFFYASSYAVGTLEYRLFTAADSYVLLFYDQGYYRSNLEQSRETDFPFGVGGGISFSTGAGIFQLVYSLGKSEQQPLSFKYSKIHFGVTSKF; translated from the coding sequence ATGTACAAAATAGCGGCCTTACTCTTCTGCTTCGTGCTGTGGCTGCCGCTGGCGCAGGCGCAGAGCGGGCAGACGCCTCCGAAGGTGCAGCCGCCAGTGCAGCAGCAGGCCCCACAGCCGAAGTTGGTAAAGGTGCAGCCGAAGGTTTTCCTTTCAGTGAAGGCGTCCGGACCGCAGGGCAGACAGGTGCTGCGGCAGTACAATTACCGCAACGCTCTCCCAGACTCGGTGGAAGCCCGCAAGGAAGTGAGGGAACTGGTATATAGGCTGCAGCAGGATGCGTACCTGCTGGCCTCCGCCGACACGTCCTATATCCGCCACGACACGCTCCACGTGAAACTATATATAGGCCAACCCTTTACGTGGGCGCAGCTGCGCAACGGCAACCTGAGCGAAGGGATCCTGGTGGAGTCCGGCTTCCGGGAGAAGTTTTATCACAACGCCCCTTTCAAGCCTGCCGAGTATGTGAAGTTGCAGCAACGCATCCTCGATTATGCCGAGCGCAACGGCTACCCTTTCGCCTCCGTCTGGCTCGACTCCATTCATATAGAAGGAAACAAGGTGGAAGCGGCGCTGATGGTGGAGAAGGCTTTTGTGGTGACCTATGACACGCTGGCCATAGTGGGCGATACGAAGACGCAGCCGAAGTTCCTGATGCGCTACCTGCAACTGTTGCCGGGCCAGCCCTACAACCAGGACCAGATAAACGCCTCGCAGCGCATGCTCTCGGCGCTGCCGTATATAAAGGTGTCCAAGCCGCCGCAGGTGCGCTTCGCCCGCGACAAAGCCAAGGTATATTATTTTATAGACGACAGGCAGGCAAACCAAGTAGACGGCGTGGTTGGCTTTCTGCCGGACCCGACGCGGCCGGACAAGCTGCTGATAACGGGCGAGGCCAACCTGCATATCCGGAACATAAAAGGCTCCGGCAAGCAACTGGGCCTGCAGTGGCGGCGCGTGAACAAAGGCTCTGTGATACTGGACGGCGAGTACCTGCACCCCAACCTGTTCGGGACGCCTTTCGAGGTGGGCGCTAAGTTTAACCTGCTCAAGCAGGACTCTTCTTTTATAACCGTGCAGCCGCGCCTGCAACTGGCGTATTATACCCTGAAGTACGGCAAGTTCAGCGTGTTCACGGAGTGGCGCAACTCCCGCATCCTCTCCGACGTCAGCACTCAAAGCCTGCGGCAACTAAACCTGGCCGACGCCCAAACCACTACCTACGGACTGAACTACCTCTGGAACAACCTCGACGATTTTTACTTTCCGAGGCGGGGCCGCCTGGTGGAGATGCAACTGTCGGCAGGCGCGAAGAAGCTGCTCCGCAATCCCAGCTTGGAGAAAAGCTTTTACGACACGGTAGATATAAAAACGACCCAACTGGGCCTGGCGCTGCGGCTGGAAAACTTTTTCAGGGTAGGCAGGAACAGTGCGCTGCTTGCGCGCCTGCGGGGCGAGGCCCTGCTCAACGACCAGATTTTCCTGAACGACATGTACCGACTGGGTGGCCTCTCCTCGCTGCGCGGCTTCGACGATTTCTTCTTCTACGCCTCCTCCTATGCCGTCGGCACGCTGGAGTACCGCCTATTCACCGCTGCCGATTCGTACGTGCTGCTCTTCTATGACCAAGGCTATTACCGCAGCAACCTGGAGCAGTCCAGGGAGACGGATTTCCCTTTTGGCGTGGGCGGCGGCATCAGTTTCAGCACCGGGGCGGGCATCTTTCAGTTGGTATACTCGCTGGGGAAGTCAGAGCAGCAGCCGCTGTCGTTTAAGTATTCGAAGATACACTTTGGGGTAACAAGTAAATTTTAG
- the hemW gene encoding radical SAM family heme chaperone HemW: MSGIYLHIPFCRQACHYCDFHFSTSMGLKEQTVQAIARELELRQEYLQGQPVHTIYFGGGTPSLLNQQELQLLLATIKKLYIVSEDTEITLEANPDDLTPAKLQELRAAGMNRLSIGLQSFHEPHLRLMNRAHSATESLQCVKDAQAAGFDSITVDLIYGIPATDHHIWQQDLETLFALRVPHVSCYALTIEPDTALGRWSKKGKFKPAEDDFTAQQFEILLAQMAKHGYIQYEISNFCLPGHESRHNSNYWRGVHYLGVGPSAHSFNGRSRQHNVAHNKKYVDAVMQGHIPFELEELTMADQVNDYLLTSLRTIWGCDLRKINHDYGYNLRVSHAGYLQQLQDKGLASIAEEVLYLTDKGKLLADQITLDLLIE, encoded by the coding sequence TTGTCCGGCATATACCTTCACATACCGTTCTGCAGGCAGGCCTGCCATTACTGCGATTTCCACTTCAGTACCTCCATGGGGCTAAAGGAGCAGACTGTGCAGGCCATTGCCCGCGAACTGGAACTGCGCCAGGAATATCTGCAGGGGCAGCCGGTACACACCATTTACTTCGGCGGCGGCACGCCTTCACTGCTGAACCAACAGGAACTGCAACTGCTGCTGGCAACAATCAAAAAGCTCTATATAGTTTCGGAGGATACTGAAATTACATTGGAGGCCAACCCCGACGACCTGACGCCAGCCAAGCTACAGGAACTGCGCGCAGCAGGCATGAACCGGCTGAGCATCGGCCTGCAGTCGTTTCATGAGCCGCACCTGCGTCTGATGAACCGCGCCCACAGCGCCACAGAAAGTCTGCAGTGCGTGAAAGACGCCCAGGCCGCCGGCTTCGACAGCATCACCGTGGACCTCATATATGGCATCCCGGCGACTGACCACCATATATGGCAACAGGATTTAGAGACGCTGTTTGCGTTGCGGGTGCCCCACGTTTCCTGCTACGCCCTCACCATCGAGCCGGACACGGCCCTGGGGCGCTGGAGCAAAAAAGGGAAATTCAAGCCCGCGGAGGACGACTTTACGGCGCAGCAATTTGAAATACTGCTCGCGCAGATGGCGAAGCATGGCTATATCCAGTACGAGATTTCCAACTTCTGCCTGCCCGGCCACGAGTCGAGGCACAACAGCAATTACTGGCGCGGCGTGCATTACCTCGGCGTCGGCCCCAGCGCCCATTCCTTCAATGGCCGCTCGCGGCAGCACAATGTGGCGCACAACAAAAAATATGTCGACGCCGTCATGCAGGGCCATATACCTTTTGAGCTGGAGGAACTCACCATGGCCGACCAGGTCAACGACTACCTGCTCACCAGCCTCCGCACCATCTGGGGCTGCGACCTCCGGAAAATCAACCACGATTACGGCTACAATCTCCGCGTGAGCCATGCCGGATACCTGCAGCAACTACAGGACAAGGGCCTGGCCAGCATAGCGGAAGAAGTGCTGTACCTGACAGATAAAGGCAAGCTGCTGGCCGACCAGATAACACTGGATTTACTTATCGAATAG
- the metF gene encoding methylenetetrahydrofolate reductase [NAD(P)H]: protein MKVTEHFSNTDKTQFTFEILPPLKGENLQMLYEHIDPLMEFKPPFIDVTYHREEYVYKQRENGLLEKISTRKRPGTVGICAAIQNHYKVDTVPHLICGGFNKEETENALIDLHFLGIDNVLVLRGDCVKNESRFVPEPGGHHYATELIQQVVGMNNGCYLDDEQLNTSGTDFCIGVAGYPEKHSEAPNMKADVRWLKKKIDLGADYVVTQMFFDNQKYFDFVRLCREEGINVPIIPGLKPLTTKAQLTILPSIFHIDIPSDLADAIENCADNKAAAQVGVEWAIKQSKELMQFGVPCLHYYSMGKSGSVRKVAEALF from the coding sequence TTGAAAGTAACAGAGCATTTCAGCAATACAGACAAGACCCAGTTTACCTTTGAAATACTGCCGCCCCTGAAGGGAGAGAACCTGCAGATGCTGTACGAGCACATCGATCCGCTCATGGAGTTCAAGCCGCCGTTCATCGACGTGACCTACCACCGGGAGGAGTATGTGTACAAGCAGCGGGAGAACGGCCTGCTCGAGAAAATCAGCACACGCAAGCGCCCAGGCACGGTAGGCATATGCGCCGCCATCCAGAACCATTACAAGGTGGACACGGTGCCGCACCTGATCTGCGGCGGCTTCAACAAGGAGGAAACAGAGAACGCCCTCATCGACCTGCACTTCTTGGGCATCGACAACGTACTGGTGCTGCGCGGCGACTGCGTGAAAAACGAGTCGCGGTTTGTGCCGGAGCCGGGAGGGCATCATTATGCCACCGAACTGATACAGCAGGTGGTGGGCATGAACAACGGGTGCTACCTGGATGATGAGCAACTGAACACCAGCGGGACAGACTTCTGCATTGGGGTGGCCGGCTACCCCGAGAAGCACTCCGAGGCACCGAACATGAAGGCAGATGTGCGCTGGCTGAAGAAAAAGATTGACCTGGGGGCGGATTATGTCGTGACGCAGATGTTTTTCGACAACCAGAAGTATTTCGATTTTGTGCGGCTTTGCCGCGAGGAAGGCATCAACGTGCCGATTATACCCGGTCTGAAACCCCTGACAACGAAAGCACAGCTCACCATTCTGCCCAGCATCTTCCACATCGATATCCCCAGCGACCTGGCGGATGCGATAGAAAACTGTGCCGACAACAAGGCTGCTGCGCAGGTGGGCGTGGAGTGGGCCATCAAGCAGTCGAAGGAACTGATGCAGTTTGGGGTGCCGTGCCTGCACTACTACTCCATGGGCAAGTCAGGCTCAGTTAGAAAAGTGGCGGAGGCGTTGTTTTAG
- the rpmA gene encoding 50S ribosomal protein L27, translating into MAHKKGAGSSNNGRESHSKRLGVKIYGGQNIIAGNIIVRQRGTAHHPSVNVGIGKDHTLFALTDGVVQFKKGKKNRSYVSVLPKVEAEA; encoded by the coding sequence ATGGCACACAAAAAAGGAGCAGGTAGTTCTAATAACGGCCGCGAGTCGCATTCCAAACGACTTGGTGTTAAAATTTACGGCGGACAGAATATCATCGCCGGGAACATTATTGTAAGACAAAGAGGTACTGCCCATCACCCAAGCGTTAACGTGGGTATCGGTAAAGACCACACCCTGTTCGCGCTGACTGACGGCGTGGTGCAGTTCAAGAAGGGTAAGAAAAACCGTTCTTACGTTTCTGTGCTCCCCAAAGTAGAGGCGGAAGCGTAG
- a CDS encoding potassium channel family protein, whose translation MKVFYLCLGVFLYAVTALDIIKTTFSSNGGGMVTNAVSRTVWSAFLSAAGKSGRSRLLSYAGPAVLVSVLLTWILGLWSGLFLLLMSEANSVVNSKDMASASALEKLYYAGFSLSTLGVGDFIASDSLWRIVTSVAAFSGLVFITASITYFVPVLSAVNLQSRLSLYISSMGKTPQEILSKSWNGKDFSAFFDNVSDICQMLMQHTLNHHSYPVVHYFHNNQPKLSIAPAIVLLHEALLLLKHAVPKEARGNKMKTAMLQTALDSYLEMVRGNFLKNPSPKEKAPVPDVGLLEEQHIPLLDKEEIRQAFCHTLHDRRMLLTAALEMDGWSWREVYGS comes from the coding sequence ATGAAGGTTTTTTACTTGTGCCTTGGCGTTTTTCTTTATGCGGTCACCGCCCTGGATATCATCAAGACCACGTTTTCCTCTAACGGAGGCGGCATGGTCACCAATGCAGTGTCCCGGACCGTGTGGAGCGCCTTTTTATCAGCGGCAGGAAAGAGCGGCAGGTCCAGGTTGCTGTCCTATGCCGGACCTGCCGTCCTCGTCTCTGTTCTTTTGACTTGGATCCTGGGGCTTTGGTCCGGCTTGTTTTTGCTGCTGATGAGTGAGGCTAACTCCGTTGTGAACAGTAAGGACATGGCCAGTGCCAGCGCCCTGGAGAAACTCTACTACGCGGGCTTTTCCCTCTCTACCCTGGGCGTGGGAGATTTTATTGCATCTGATAGCCTTTGGCGCATTGTCACGAGTGTCGCCGCTTTCTCCGGCTTGGTCTTCATCACTGCCTCCATCACCTACTTTGTGCCGGTGCTTTCGGCGGTGAACCTGCAGAGCAGGCTGAGCCTCTACATCAGCAGCATGGGGAAGACACCTCAGGAAATCCTCTCCAAAAGCTGGAACGGGAAGGACTTCTCCGCCTTTTTCGACAACGTCTCTGATATTTGCCAGATGCTGATGCAGCATACCCTCAACCACCACTCCTACCCTGTGGTCCACTACTTTCACAACAACCAGCCAAAACTGTCCATCGCCCCGGCCATCGTTTTGCTGCACGAGGCGCTCCTGCTTCTCAAGCATGCCGTGCCAAAGGAGGCCAGAGGAAACAAGATGAAAACGGCCATGCTCCAAACGGCACTTGACTCTTACCTGGAAATGGTAAGAGGGAACTTCCTCAAAAATCCTTCACCAAAAGAGAAAGCCCCTGTACCTGACGTGGGATTACTCGAAGAGCAGCATATACCGCTTCTGGACAAAGAAGAGATAAGGCAGGCGTTCTGTCATACGCTCCATGACCGGCGTATGCTGCTGACTGCAGCCTTAGAAATGGATGGTTGGTCGTGGCGGGAAGTGTATGGTTCATAA
- the metH gene encoding methionine synthase — MRSKTTPTMTNHPIHTLLKERVLVLDGAMGTMIQRYQLSEADFRGERFADHPSDLKGNNDLLSITRPDIIKAIHKEYLEAGADIVETNTFSGTRIAMADYHLEDLVYEMNYESARLAREAADEITAQNPDKPRFVAGAIGPTNRTASLSPDVNNPGYRAITFDQLVEAYYEQVKGLVDGGCDVLLIETVFDTLNCKAALYAAQQYVQYGGKELPIMVSGTITDASGRTLSGQTVEAFWNSISHAPIISIGFNCALGARQLKTHIQELSRIADVHISAYPNAGLPNAFGGYDESADEMGAVVEEYLQEGLVNILGGCCGTTPDHIRRIAELSAQHKPRVVPELPAYSRFSGLEPLTITPETLFVNVGERTNVTGSKKFARLIVDSKFEEALSVARQQVEGGAQIIDVNMDEGMLDSEEAMTNFLHLIASEPDIAKLPIMIDSSKWTVLEAGLKCVQGKSIVNSISLKEGEENFKAQARKVRQYGAAAVVMAFDEEGQADTLERRIEICGRAYRILTEELGFPPQDIIFDPNILAIATGIEEHNNYAVEYLEAVKWIKANLPHALVSGGVSNLSFSFRGNDLVREAMHTVFLYYAVQAGMDMGIVNAGMMGVYDEIPKDLRDLIEDVIFNRHPDATERLVNYADTIKGKGKAAAQADTAWREAPVEERLKHALVKGIVDYIEEDTEEARQRAVKTLDVIEGPLMAGMTVVGDLFGAGKMFLPQVVKSARVMKKSVAYLLPFMEKEKLASDTSKSTAGTILMATVKGDVHDIGKNIVGVVLACNNYEVIDLGVMVPLDKILAEAEAQKVDMIGLSGLITPSLDEMTYVAQEMERRGLKIPLLIGGATTSRVHTAVKIAPQYSGPVVHVHDASRSVTVVGSLLGSNRDAYIAEIKAEYQKLREDHLSRTKDRAFATIEEARANKFKVDWAATQPVKPSFLGSKAFNNYPLSEIVPYIDWTPFFHTWELKRQYPKILEDADLGVEARKLFADAQQMLQEIVNNQLLEARAVVGLYPANVEDDDTIEVYSDDARANVLTEFHTLRQQGKKGGNVPNMAFSDFVAPKETGIPDYIGGFVVSTGFGIEKLIEKYEADHDDYHSIMVKALADRLAEAFAELMHAKVRKELWGYAPQENLGNEELIKEQYQGIRPAPGYPGCPDHTEKITLFNLLNAEEQSGVTLTENLAMYPTAAVSGLYFSHPESRYFGLGKIGEDQVADMARRKGMPQEELERWLSPNLNYEPTPLAQQAV; from the coding sequence ATGAGAAGCAAGACGACACCAACCATGACCAACCATCCCATTCATACATTACTGAAGGAGCGTGTGCTCGTGCTGGACGGCGCGATGGGCACCATGATTCAGCGTTACCAGCTTTCAGAGGCCGATTTCCGGGGTGAGCGCTTTGCCGACCACCCCAGCGACCTGAAAGGCAACAACGACCTGCTTTCCATCACCCGCCCCGACATCATCAAGGCCATACACAAAGAGTACCTGGAGGCCGGTGCCGACATCGTGGAAACCAACACCTTCAGCGGCACCCGCATCGCCATGGCCGACTATCACCTGGAGGACCTGGTATATGAGATGAACTACGAATCGGCGAGGCTGGCGCGCGAGGCGGCCGATGAAATCACGGCGCAGAACCCGGATAAACCGCGTTTCGTGGCCGGCGCCATCGGCCCGACCAACCGCACCGCCTCGCTCTCGCCGGACGTGAACAACCCCGGTTACCGCGCCATCACCTTCGACCAGTTGGTGGAGGCATATTACGAGCAGGTGAAGGGCTTGGTAGACGGCGGCTGCGACGTGCTGCTGATAGAAACCGTGTTTGACACGCTGAACTGCAAAGCCGCCCTTTATGCCGCGCAGCAATATGTGCAGTACGGCGGCAAGGAACTGCCCATCATGGTATCCGGCACGATTACCGATGCCAGCGGCCGCACCTTATCCGGCCAGACGGTGGAGGCCTTCTGGAATTCCATCTCCCACGCGCCCATCATCAGCATCGGGTTTAACTGTGCCTTGGGAGCGCGTCAGTTGAAAACCCATATCCAGGAACTTTCCCGCATCGCGGATGTCCACATCAGCGCCTACCCAAATGCCGGTTTGCCGAACGCCTTTGGCGGCTACGATGAGTCTGCGGATGAAATGGGGGCTGTGGTGGAAGAATACCTGCAGGAGGGTTTGGTGAACATACTGGGTGGCTGTTGCGGCACCACACCCGATCATATCCGCCGCATCGCGGAGCTTTCTGCCCAGCACAAACCGCGTGTCGTTCCGGAACTGCCGGCTTATTCGCGCTTCAGCGGCCTGGAGCCACTTACCATCACACCAGAAACGCTGTTCGTGAATGTGGGGGAACGCACCAATGTAACCGGCTCCAAGAAATTCGCGCGCTTGATCGTAGATAGCAAGTTCGAAGAGGCCCTGTCGGTGGCACGGCAGCAGGTAGAGGGCGGTGCCCAGATCATTGACGTGAACATGGACGAGGGCATGTTGGACTCCGAGGAGGCCATGACCAACTTCCTGCACCTGATCGCCTCCGAGCCGGACATCGCCAAGCTGCCCATCATGATCGACTCCTCGAAGTGGACGGTGCTGGAAGCGGGCCTGAAATGTGTGCAGGGCAAGTCCATCGTCAACTCCATCAGCCTGAAAGAGGGCGAAGAGAACTTTAAAGCACAGGCCCGCAAAGTGCGCCAGTACGGTGCCGCCGCCGTGGTGATGGCCTTTGACGAGGAAGGCCAGGCCGACACCCTCGAGCGCAGAATAGAGATATGCGGGCGCGCCTACCGCATTTTAACGGAGGAACTGGGTTTCCCGCCCCAGGACATCATCTTCGACCCGAATATACTGGCCATTGCCACTGGTATAGAAGAGCACAACAACTATGCGGTAGAGTACCTGGAGGCAGTGAAGTGGATAAAGGCCAACCTGCCGCACGCCCTGGTGAGCGGTGGCGTGAGCAACCTGTCGTTCTCGTTCCGGGGCAACGACCTGGTGCGCGAAGCCATGCACACGGTGTTCCTGTACTATGCGGTGCAGGCCGGGATGGATATGGGCATCGTGAACGCCGGTATGATGGGCGTATATGACGAGATTCCCAAAGACCTGCGCGACCTGATTGAAGATGTGATTTTTAACCGCCACCCGGATGCCACGGAGCGGCTGGTTAACTATGCCGATACCATCAAGGGCAAAGGAAAAGCGGCGGCGCAGGCTGATACTGCCTGGCGCGAGGCCCCGGTGGAAGAGCGCCTGAAGCACGCGCTCGTAAAGGGTATTGTAGATTACATCGAGGAAGACACCGAGGAAGCCCGCCAGAGAGCCGTAAAAACGCTGGATGTGATTGAAGGGCCGCTGATGGCCGGTATGACGGTGGTGGGAGACTTGTTCGGTGCGGGCAAAATGTTCCTGCCGCAGGTGGTGAAGAGCGCGCGCGTGATGAAGAAGTCGGTGGCGTACCTGCTGCCCTTTATGGAGAAGGAGAAACTGGCCTCCGACACGTCCAAGTCAACGGCGGGCACCATTCTGATGGCCACCGTGAAAGGCGACGTGCACGACATCGGCAAAAACATTGTGGGCGTGGTGCTGGCCTGTAACAATTATGAGGTGATAGACCTGGGTGTGATGGTGCCGCTGGACAAGATTCTGGCGGAGGCCGAGGCGCAGAAAGTGGATATGATTGGCCTGAGCGGACTGATTACGCCCTCGCTGGATGAGATGACCTATGTGGCGCAGGAGATGGAGCGGCGCGGGCTGAAGATTCCGCTTCTGATTGGCGGCGCTACAACCTCCCGCGTACACACGGCCGTGAAAATAGCGCCGCAGTATAGCGGGCCGGTGGTACACGTACACGACGCCTCCCGCAGCGTGACGGTGGTGGGCAGCCTGCTGGGCAGCAACCGCGATGCCTATATAGCCGAGATAAAAGCAGAGTACCAGAAGCTGCGCGAAGATCACCTGAGCCGTACCAAAGACCGCGCTTTTGCCACCATCGAAGAGGCGCGCGCCAACAAGTTTAAGGTAGACTGGGCGGCCACGCAGCCTGTCAAACCTAGCTTCCTGGGCAGCAAGGCTTTCAATAATTACCCGCTTTCCGAGATTGTGCCCTATATCGACTGGACGCCTTTCTTCCATACCTGGGAACTGAAGCGCCAGTATCCGAAGATTCTGGAGGATGCGGATCTGGGCGTGGAGGCGCGCAAGCTATTTGCCGACGCGCAGCAAATGCTGCAGGAGATTGTAAATAACCAATTGCTGGAGGCGCGTGCGGTGGTGGGTTTATACCCGGCCAATGTGGAGGACGATGATACCATTGAAGTATATAGCGACGATGCCCGTGCCAACGTGCTAACAGAGTTCCACACGCTGCGGCAGCAGGGCAAGAAAGGCGGCAACGTACCGAACATGGCTTTCTCCGATTTTGTGGCTCCGAAGGAAACAGGCATACCCGATTATATAGGTGGCTTTGTGGTGTCCACAGGCTTTGGCATCGAGAAACTCATCGAAAAGTACGAGGCGGATCACGACGACTACCATTCCATTATGGTGAAAGCGCTGGCCGACCGCTTGGCCGAGGCCTTTGCGGAGCTGATGCACGCCAAAGTGCGCAAAGAGCTGTGGGGGTATGCACCGCAGGAGAACCTGGGCAACGAGGAGCTCATCAAGGAGCAGTATCAGGGCATCCGTCCGGCGCCGGGCTACCCCGGCTGCCCCGACCACACCGAGAAAATCACGCTGTTCAACCTGCTGAATGCGGAGGAGCAGTCTGGCGTAACCCTGACGGAGAACCTGGCCATGTACCCGACGGCGGCAGTAAGCGGCCTGTACTTCTCACACCCGGAGTCGCGCTACTTCGGCCTCGGCAAGATAGGGGAAGACCAGGTGGCCGATATGGCCCGCCGCAAGGGCATGCCGCAGGAGGAACTGGAGCGCTGGCTCTCCCCGAACCTCAACTACGAGCCGACGCCGCTGGCACAGCAGGCGGTGTAG
- a CDS encoding four-helix bundle copper-binding protein, giving the protein MNKDLIRTLAECAAACNHCAVSCLQEDDIKMMVSCIRMDLDCAAICKEALDYVSRDSRYAGDILQQCARICRDCGQECQKHEAQHCKECAEACFKCAEACEQYQPA; this is encoded by the coding sequence ATGAACAAGGACTTGATCAGAACACTGGCCGAGTGCGCCGCCGCCTGTAACCACTGCGCTGTTTCCTGCCTGCAGGAGGATGATATTAAGATGATGGTGTCCTGCATCCGGATGGACCTGGATTGCGCTGCCATCTGTAAAGAGGCTCTGGACTATGTCTCCCGCGACTCACGCTACGCCGGGGATATCCTGCAGCAGTGCGCCAGGATCTGCAGGGACTGCGGCCAGGAGTGCCAGAAGCACGAGGCACAGCACTGCAAAGAGTGCGCGGAGGCCTGCTTCAAGTGCGCGGAGGCCTGTGAGCAGTACCAGCCCGCCTAA